One stretch of Kluyveromyces marxianus DMKU3-1042 DNA, complete genome, chromosome 8 DNA includes these proteins:
- the GFD1 gene encoding Gfd1p, producing the protein MPLDSKWATSEPIVEEVAEKKPARSAKKVSTSHRFDSKKKRGSKSAGNEPTLSVGSDTDEYTTDSDWSRPNSGRKSAIFDKGKGRENHGSSSLTENPLAKALGISLDPPAPADREVPTKEPKNRQHQQQQSKNSQHSKAPQESANKAKKPNEKKSQALKKRIEEQKKKLEENKRKAEQKELINSLLDGDISFDWEDDESELMEKLKIQEG; encoded by the coding sequence ATGCCTCTAGATTCTAAATGGGCCACTTCGGAACCCATTGTAGAAGAGGTTgctgaaaaaaaaccaGCAAGGTCTGCAAAGAAAGTTTCAACATCTCATCGCTTtgattcaaagaagaagcgtGGGTCCAAAAGTGCAGGAAATGAGCCAACACTTAGTGTGGGTAGTGATACGGATGAATACACTACGGATAGTGATTGGTCAAGACCTAATAGCGGGAGAAAATCTGCTATATTTGACAAGGGTAAGGGGAGAGAGAACCATGGGTCGTCGTCACTAACCGAGAACCCTTTGGCGAAAGCGTTGGGAATAAGTCTAGACCCTCCGGCTCCGGCTGATAGGGAGGTGCCAACAAAGGAGCCTAAGAATAGAcagcatcagcagcagcagtcTAAGAATTCCCAGCATTCGAAGGCCCCTCAAGAGTCCGCTAACAAGGCTAAAAAGCCCAACGAGAAGAAGTCACAAGCGTTGAAAAAGAGGATCGAGgagcaaaagaaaaagttaGAAGAGAATAAGCGTAAAGCAGAGCAGAAGGAGCTTATTAACTCGTTGCTAGATGGCGATATATCTTTCGATTGGGAAGATGACGAGTCCGAATTGATggagaaattaaaaatcCAAGAGGGCTGA
- the AIM39 gene encoding Aim39p: protein MYLARCPIARFSSSGAIFRISTPLRYSARWKHSDPKHYFTDPSTNEAKQPPTFFHDQHYNTQQQQQQQQQISTEDIATAVGESFRKHKRRRQRIIYSALVTAIVGVTFGYSICYKVLYKKEESFIPLMPSQKWHKLSEYDSQRINIEEMKTLGKIRCLSILTNHEMIRDEFGVPLKTSKGEVPTVKAFDVWCEDQDPGIQGIVMRPLARRLSKTDTSRERDYHLWHTIPGFLQWRIGTKPINIKNSFNAMLKSLGLNTGDLLEVINPNAEYGEFKHEYPLRKGNRYDVLEDRPMHIWFFGEIDLSEDALIVFKGKYHVNVRMEQVDLLRKENGQLVRYVLYKRENDNET from the coding sequence ATGTATTTAGCACGTTGCCCTATCGCTCGATTTTCCAGCAGTGGAGCAATCTTTCGTATATCGACACCCTTAAGATACAGCGCAAGATGGAAACATTCTGATCCGAAACACTATTTTACGGACCCAAGCACTAATGAAGCCAAGCAACCACCCACTTTCTTCCATGATCAGCATTATAATAcccagcagcagcagcagcagcaacagcaaatATCCACTGAAGATATAGCCACTGCTGTAGGGGAATCGTTCCGAAAACATAAACGAAGACGTCAACGGATCATCTACTCTGCGTTGGTTACAGCGATCGTTGGTGTTACATTTGGTTACTCTATCTGCTATAAAGTGCTCTACAAAAAGGAGGAAAGCTTTATCCCGCTGATGCCTAGTCAAAAGTGGCATAAATTAAGTGAATATGACTCGCAGCGTAttaatattgaagaaatgaaaactCTCGGGAAGATAAGGTGTTTATCCATTCTTACCAATCATGAGATGATCAGAGATGAGTTCGGAGTGCCATTAAAAACATCTAAAGGTGAAGTTCCTACTGTCAAAGCCTTTGACGTATGGTGTGAGGATCAGGATCCCGGAATTCAAGGTATAGTAATGCGGCCACTAGCAAGACGCCTTTCCAAAACAGATACGTCGCGAGAGAGGGATTACCATCTATGGCACACAATACCAGGGTTTCTCCAATGGCGAATTGGAACTAAACCAATTAATATAAAGAATAGTTTCAATGCAATGCTGAAATCTCTAGGATTGAATACTGGAGATCTCTTGGAAGTTATTAACCCGAACGCAGAGTACGGGGAATTTAAGCATGAGTATCCTTTGAGAAAAGGGAACCGTTACGACGTTCTTGAAGACAGGCCTATGCACATTTGGTTCTTTGGAGAAATAGACTTATCAGAGGACGCATTGATTGTTTTCAAGGGAAAATATCATGTTAACGTCCGGATGGAGCAAGTTGATCTtctaagaaaagaaaatggacAATTGGTTAGGTACGTCTTGTACAAACGTGAGAACGATAATGAGACATGA
- the COX7 gene encoding cytochrome c oxidase subunit VII, with protein MPSPQRIIELQKIFQHSKKPLWMRHPRSAFYLYPFWGLFAVAVVSPLLYIPNAIMGIKAKKN; from the coding sequence ATGCCATCCCCACAAAGAATCATCGAACTACAAAAGATTTTCCAACACTCCAAGAAGCCATTGTGGATGAGACACCCAAGATCTGCTTTCTACTTGTATCCATTCTGGGGTTTGTTCGCTGTTGCAGTTGTTTCCCCATTGCTATACATTCCAAATGCTATCATGGGTATCAAGGCTAAGAAGAACTGA
- the PSH1 gene encoding ubiquitin-protein ligase PSH1 codes for MNGQLHTLIPKRPSKDHLKILGRVLDSTVCTICHDYMLVPVMTTCGHNYCYECLSNWLSNNRSSMSELTCPQCRSVLTAEPVLNVALQQIVDLMVDIVTDSGSQSGSEGVKSSISMDLRSLLHQREEAVAEYKSDLAANTLFKSIFKNTAEAIIDEDDDGIARCSNCQWEVEGPVCPNCDATIRNYNSGAQNFDEVDEDEYSDGELEEVERDLDTYRTESSRIVHDLEAEEGDESLSSEMDEAWPTRRPKDFMHGEREEDEDEEDRGSIDSFIVDEEEEEEEEEGKTTDHEQEVMPNSDESHDSDFYEHNDDGYASGDSLDESTSNDELEPRPDHPSARKKRLIVLDSDESDS; via the coding sequence ATGAATGGGCAACTGCATACGCTAATACCAAAACGTCCGAGCAAGGATCATTTAAAGATTCTTGGGCGCGTTCTTGACTCTACTGTTTGCACTATATGCCATGACTACATGCTTGTTCCTGTGATGACGACCTGCGGGCACAACTACTGCTATGAATGTTTGAGTAATTGGCTAAGCAACAACAGGTCCAGCATGTCGGAGCTAACGTGTCCACAGTGTCGGAGTGTTCTTACTGCGGAACCAGTGTTGAACGTTGCTTTACAGCAAATAGTTGATCTGATGGTGGACATTGTTACGGACTCTGGGTCGCAGTCTGGTTCAGAAGGTGTGAAAAGTTCTATTTCCATGGATCTTCGATCGTTGCTTCATCAGCGGGAAGAAGCCGTTGCAGAATACAAGTCTGATTTGGCTGCGAACACGCTATTCAAGAGTATATTTAAGAACACTGCTGAGGCGATTATTGACGAGGATGACGACGGAATAGCGCGGTGTAGCAACTGCCAGTGGGAAGTGGAGGGGCCTGTGTGTCCCAACTGTGATGCCACGATACGGAACTATAATTCTGGCGCGCAGAACTTTGACGAAGTAGATGAAGACGAGTACTCTGACGGggaattagaagaagttgaGCGAGACTTGGACACTTATAGAACGGAAAGTTCACGGATCGTGCACGATTTGGAAGCTGAAGAGGGCGATGAAAGCTTGAGCTCTGAAATGGATGAAGCATGGCCGACTAGAAGACCAAAAGACTTTATGCATGGAGAACGCGAGGAAGACGAAGACGAGGAAGACAGAGGCTCGATCGACTCATTTAtcgttgatgaagaagaagaggaagaagaggaagagggGAAAACTACTGATCATGAACAAGAAGTAATGCCCAACTCTGATGAGTCGCACGACAGTGATTTTTACGAGCACAACGACGATGGGTACGCTAGTGGAGACTCGCTGGACGAAAGTACAAGCAATGACGAGCTGGAGCCTCGCCCTGACCACCCCTCCGCCCGTAAAAAACGTTTGATCGTCTTGGACTCCGATGAGAGCGACAGCTGA
- the PET111 gene encoding Pet111p has translation MSLLGISLKVPRLYNRISIRQGPNICLGCIENIRSFTTRIRVIASEDTVNSSKDVRSQEIAGWIKQSLFEHNPIQKSSQCGSSGNPTKTTNTVDKKQWEKKWKVRFQNGRIQCVNDVIILKKKGLALFTTSQLLVLLTSLSKLQLFYDIDRVYQVYRSELENAETSMNDKQELFELLKIMILTESRLHNYDVVALFFRKYIKQPNLHPTYINMGLKALLENNDFITARQFFEHMLNNQDVFPVTHRTLQILLTYINHSDDLLALKTVFESWLQKGPSLPNKDSISLVHKQFLKFDEENSNKYWRLLLSHPRLQETKYEKSDRYAILELMRKFKNNLAGMEEVNTLLKNISPEEKSYLYWQVLDRYVEQDNYEMLKLTMDQIKDDPEVTVDQHHHASMLKYFAKTGSLGDFINYVKMVRQSSPESLTFNPFLFFQLWECAFQAHPVLRENMEKKMKKLCNHEWYKRTYPWLVKSVESQVFKRTETTSGDDTFSRQNEKRVDTKLLKRLQNILRGRRYRRAKSIILDQARLGIRPNFPFYYTLKKFCVNNGHLPMSNMLDNTLRSTYRIIPVKVSILNLRHNLYRLAYQLRKTNQSIEVVRQSSLKLIDSFVKHHSEKLNFQNYLQLGMLASRYQGRYLCDKMYSKAIQCRDPSDARATYMLYRSLLAYFVRSEEPKKYLSTLRKLNKEPHVILTKYLLNTVKYNIAYFDRKSSDNTDAMLIEFVKLRERYAFIKLEGLDAIKELMTFLKAWLSHESLKQKKLTHRKQLELRKRSKTPSS, from the coding sequence ATGTCGCTGTTGGGAATCTCATTGAAGGTTCCCAGACTTTATAATAGAATATCAATACGACAGGGACCGAACATTTGCCTGGGTTGTATAGAAAATATAAGATCCTTTACTACGCGGATCCGAGTAATCGCATCAGAAGACACAGTTAATAGTAGTAAAGACGTTAGGAGTCAAGAAATTGCTGGTTGGATAAAACAATCGCTATTTGAACATAACCCAATACAAAAATCTTCTCAATGTGGTTCTTCAGGTAACCCCACAAAGACAACCAATACTGTTGACAAAAAACAGTGGGAGAAAAAGTGGAAAGTAAGGTTTCAGAATGGAAGGATACAGTGTGTTAACGATGTAATAATActcaaaaaaaagggaCTAGCACTTTTTACAACATCCCAGTTGTTAGTCCTGCTAACTAGTTTATCAAAATTACAATTATTCTATGATATTGATAGAGTATACCAAGTATATCGATCTGAACTGGAAAATGCAGAAACCTCCATGAATGACAAGCAAGAGTTATTTGAGCTTTTGAAGATAATGATCCTAACGGAATCACGTTTGCATAATTACGATGTGGTAGCGTTGTTTTTTCGGAAGTATATCAAGCAACCAAATTTACATCCCACATATATTAATATGGGTCTTAAAGCACTACTCGAAAATAATGATTTCATAACAGCGAGACAATTCTTTGAGCACATGCTCAATAATCAGGATGTATTCCCAGTAACACACCGAACATTACAAATACTTCTAACCTATATCAACCATTCAGATGATCTATTAGCATTGAAGACTGTCTTCGAATCATGGTTACAGAAAGGACcttctcttccaaataAGGACAGCATTTCTCTTGTACATAAACAGTTCCTtaaatttgatgaagagaatTCGAATAAATACTGGAGACTATTATTGTCACATCCTAGATTGCAGGAAACCAAGTATGAAAAAAGCGATCGATACGCTATACTAGAGTTGATGCGTAAATTCAAGAATAATTTGGCTGGTATGGAAGAGGTGAACACcttgttgaaaaatatcaGTCCTGAGGAGAAATCATATTTATATTGGCAAGTATTAGATCGATATGTGGAGCAAGATAACTATGAAATGTTAAAGTTAACCATGGACCAAATAAAGGATGATCCTGAAGTCACTGTGGATCAACATCACCATGCAAGCATGTTAAAGTATTTTGCTAAAACAGGTTCACTAGGTGATTTTATTAATTATGTGAAAATGGTTCGGCAAAGTTCTCCTGAAAGCTTAACTTTTAACCCATTCCTATTCTTCCAGCTTTGGGAGTGTGCCTTCCAGGCACATCCTGTACTCCGAGAAAAcatggagaagaagatgaaaaaatTGTGTAATCATGAATGGTACAAAAGAACTTACCCATGGCTTGTAAAATCTGTGGAATCGCAAGTTTTCAAGCGAACTGAAACTACTTCTGGTGATGATACTTTTTCAAGACAGAATGAAAAACGGGTTGACACCAAGCTTTTAAAGCGattacaaaatattttgagAGGACGTCGGTATCGTCGTGCAAAGTCGATAATATTAGATCAAGCTAGATTGGGCATACGGCCTAATTTCCCTTTCTATTATACGTTAAAGAAATTCTGTGTCAATAACGGGCATCTGCCGATGAGTAATATGTTGGACAACACCCTTAGAAGCACCTATAGAATAATTCCGGTCAAGGTAtcaattttgaatttgcGGCATAATCTATACAGGTTGGCATATCAGCTGCGGAAAACAAATCAGAGCATAGAAGTGGTAAGACAGTCGAGCTTGAAGCTTATTGATAGTTTTGTCAAACATCATTCAGAAAAACTCAATTTCCAAAACTATTTACAACTTGGTATGCTTGCATCTAGATATCAGGGTCGCTATCTATGTGACAAAATGTACTCCAAGGCAATCCAGTGTCGGGATCCATCGGATGCGCGAGCCACATACATGTTATACCGATCATTATTAGCATACTTCGTGAGATCGGAGGAGCCAAAAAAGTATCTTTCCACTCTACGGAAACTTAATAAGGAACCGCACGTCATATTAACCAAATATTTATTGAACACAGTAAAATACAACATTGCTTACTTTGACAGGAAAAGTAGTGATAATACAGATGCAATGTTGATAGAATTCGTTAAACTACGCGAGAGATATGCATTCATTAAACTTGAAGGGCTTGATGCCATCAAGGAATTAATGACCTTTTTGAAAGCATGGTTAAGTCATGAATCTCTTaaacagaagaagttaaCTCACCGGAAACAGCTAGAATTGAGAAAGCGCTCCAAAACTCCTTCTTCCTAA